A DNA window from Parabacteroides johnsonii DSM 18315 contains the following coding sequences:
- the surE gene encoding 5'/3'-nucleotidase SurE, translating into MMNDRPLILITNDDGVEAKGIKELTECLRDLGDIVVFAPDGPRSGMASAITSLVPIRYTLVKKEKGLTVYSCTGTPVDCVKLAINEVLERKPDLLASGINHGGNHAICIQYSGTMGAAAEGCVFGIPSMGVSLLDHRADADFTESCRLGRMLARRIIKEGLPHGTYLNLNVPNVPNVKGMKVCRQADGRWTNEFKRSENAAGEPVFWLAGAFENAKPIHADNDTLALDSGYASLVPCKIDVTDYDFLAVLKNQLKVES; encoded by the coding sequence CGAGTGCCTCAGGGATCTGGGGGATATTGTGGTTTTTGCTCCCGACGGACCCCGTTCGGGAATGGCAAGTGCAATCACTTCGCTCGTGCCGATCAGATATACATTGGTGAAGAAAGAAAAAGGACTGACGGTTTATAGCTGTACCGGGACTCCGGTCGATTGTGTGAAACTGGCCATCAACGAGGTGCTGGAACGCAAGCCTGACCTGTTGGCCTCCGGAATCAATCATGGAGGCAACCATGCCATCTGCATCCAGTATTCCGGTACGATGGGAGCAGCTGCCGAAGGATGTGTGTTCGGCATTCCTTCGATGGGTGTGTCGCTTTTGGATCACCGTGCGGATGCTGATTTTACCGAGAGTTGCCGCTTAGGTCGTATGCTTGCACGGCGGATCATAAAAGAGGGATTGCCTCATGGCACTTATCTGAACCTGAACGTCCCCAATGTCCCGAACGTAAAAGGAATGAAGGTCTGCCGGCAGGCGGACGGACGTTGGACCAATGAATTCAAACGGTCGGAAAATGCAGCGGGTGAACCTGTCTTCTGGCTTGCCGGTGCATTCGAGAATGCCAAGCCGATCCATGCCGACAACGACACATTGGCACTCGACAGCGGCTACGCTTCGCTTGTCCCTTGCAAGATAGATGTGACGGACTATGATTTTTTAGCTGTGCTAAAAAATCAGTTGAAAGTTGAGAGTTGA